Part of the Haloarchaeobius litoreus genome is shown below.
TCGGCGAACTTCGAGTCCGCGAGCGAGTCCTCGTCGTCGCTCTCGTCCATGTTCGCCGGCGGCTCCGCCGCGTCGTCGCCGGCCGACACGTCGGTCTGGGTCGACTCGGGGGAGTCGGTCTGCTGCGCCGACTCCGTACTCCCCGCGGCATCCTGTGTGTCACTGACCGTCTCTTCGACCATCGATGCGAGCTCGTTCTGCGTGGTCTCATCGACGGTTTCGGTCACCGCGTCGACGCCGTCGCCCTGCTGTCCGGTCTGGTCCTCGCTGGTCGACTCGTTCCGCTGTGTCGGCTGGGACTGTTCAGGCGATTGCGCCTGTCCGGGTTGCTCGCCAGATGACTGCTCGGCCTGCGTCTGGTCGACCGCGGGTTGGTCTGCCTGCGCCTGCGTCTGCTGGTCGGCCTGCGGCTGACCCGGCTGCGACCCGCCCGCCGGCGACTGAACGGGCTCGTTCCCCCGAGCCGTCCCGGCGTCGGCGGGCTGATTCTCGACGGGCTGTTCGGCCGGCGGACCCGGTTCGACTGGCTCCCCGCCGTCGTCGGGCTGGACCGTGTTCCCGGCGTCGAGCGGGTCGACACCCTCGCCGAAGTCGACGGCTGCGGCCTCGTCGGCCTCGTCGGCCTCCTCGGGTGCGACGGCTTCGTTCAGCGCGTCGAGCGAGTTCACGCCGTAGTACGAGAACAGCGAGCGCTGGAGGTACTCCTTCACCTCGGCGGCGCGGTCGTTCGAGACCTTCATCCGCTCTGGGCGGCCGTCGACCGTCAGCACGAGCTGGGTTGCGACGCTGCCGTCCTCGAAGTCGAGTCCGGTCACGTCCGCGAAGTGGTACTCCTCGTAGTCCTCGTCCCAGA
Proteins encoded:
- a CDS encoding DUF7115 domain-containing protein, which codes for MDVPGIVESTLSGEEVAAEVSLGGENALYVTPTRTLIYQSEGFLSDESVDEYPHDAQRMTVKEGRRKTRISLEYSLDGTEEFTVPSNATDDVLHPVLAGVLNASGVTDADETVTRTFRLDELTLVITSARLVKHVGSAVWDEDYEEYHFADVTGLDFEDGSVATQLVLTVDGRPERMKVSNDRAAEVKEYLQRSLFSYYGVNSLDALNEAVAPEEADEADEAAAVDFGEGVDPLDAGNTVQPDDGGEPVEPGPPAEQPVENQPADAGTARGNEPVQSPAGGSQPGQPQADQQTQAQADQPAVDQTQAEQSSGEQPGQAQSPEQSQPTQRNESTSEDQTGQQGDGVDAVTETVDETTQNELASMVEETVSDTQDAAGSTESAQQTDSPESTQTDVSAGDDAAEPPANMDESDDEDSLADSKFAEAGFQPATSAGDEELLERIEALESQVEHQNELLKRQHDLLQQLVDELSRGR